From one Ooceraea biroi isolate clonal line C1 chromosome 7, Obir_v5.4, whole genome shotgun sequence genomic stretch:
- the LOC105282119 gene encoding elongator complex protein 1 isoform X1: protein MKNLTVDQYTSKAIYFLQDAEPDKISRIQCASDPSGYVHLYVMLDNDLYIITRDSDECVEKHSSIVERECTKVVGLEYCITIQELYCAYEDGDILKIEVSDSDGCKCDVARHFDDGLQCMKLSPDHEIIAVVTGVGTVILMVAGFEVVAKMDLYSSDLGSQQFVSVGWGRKETQFHGSLGKAAATIKQREEPNTNESNTCRTQISWRDDCELFAVYFVHPKTQQRCFRTYDKLGTLVCSNENLDEFGDAFAWKPSENLIATTMRSDDKLAFVFYEKNGLKLKNLTLPFDPSKLIVTDIFWSPDGSILTTTCKHVLEPHCTTLQLWTETNDHLYLKQTISFAADNPLLYATWAPEEFTDNKNRLILLSLKEFRALSFNWCVNRSRGQTADDLAVVGVIDGYKVLITAFRSAVVPPPLCHYTVDIKLPVNAIAFAPDVNDETSHVNSNMFCIITSDNNLFVCKRKIFQDPRIAYEIVKKYNIRCYDYITIEDTSYVLSHFLWYTKDTVLCSVVAPGLNDAVGVLRLRDMDSGEDGVITVELQGRPMGTSIQHIVASPDPDEAYVVSDGCVYKFTEKSVELTNIPLNETCCQVDVTKYGGKEKKYLVALTHTNRLLVDGCEFSKSILSYFIHTDALLFTTLQNTLICIPFLIKPMEQMKRDKFDYEHWAQHVKDDKVSSCDLPIGIQDVRRIERNSYILAVVPQGSRTILQMPRGNLECVEPRVLVVNIVKDYLNTCNYAKAFDYMRKQRMNFNLIYDHDPKLFTDNAEKFVESVASGEFLSLFLSSLTNEDVTKTIYSVSYVDLSKSSKQRRSDSEEIKVDKVMHICNLLRNVMEKRQNADELLHPILIALLKSQGEKGLAIALAKVKELIPLENAQECSLHVSAEKALNYLLNTVDINALYDTALSTYDLELATFIASKSQKDPREYLPFLNSLKVMDEHYRKYVVDIHLKNYESALVHIAKDLNRFDTCLKLICNHNLYQEALKLFEENTREYKLIAKRFAEYLIEQKMYHNAAKMFYKIHKLDRAAEAFILDGNWEDAILIFKQMELSPPDLWVRYERAARDLRANRKYDGAAMVLLNYLNNPEEAIAVLCEGRNWKHAMRVACDLYRPDLTETLIKPGINEHVNFLLLQLNKTKEDFLKYKSRLKLLRSRMSENRQLVYSEMFSLLKSMPNVMGKNNATGTLSDTISIADTVSTRNTETSIRSGRSYRSSKNRRKQERKLLSLKEGSMFEDFGLISALYYIIADVYKNIDEWTELLKILAKFNLEESARKLQDEINSFLCLAENSKSEIWDQNAPTSVQELMKKPNYTEAQIADLLAPVKSLEQFIFFPPETNVSCVDVI from the exons ATGAAGAATTTAACGGTAGACCAATACACTAGCAAGGCGATCTATTTTTTACAAGATGCTGAGCCAGATAAAATTTCGAGAATACAATGTGCCAGCGATCCAAGTGGATATGTTCATTTATATGTTATGTTGGATAACGAtctgtatataataacaaGGGATTCCGACGAATGTGTTGAGAAACATAGCAGTATTGTAGAGCGAGAGTGCACCAAAGTAGTCGGATTGGAGTATTGCATTACAATCCAAGAATTATATTGCGCATACGAGGATGGTGATATTTTGAAGATAGAAGTTTCTGATTCAGATGGTTGTAAGTGCGATGTAGCGCGTCACTTTGATGATGGCTTACAGTGTATGAAACTTAGTCCGGATCATGAAATCATCGCAGTCGTGACGGGTGTGGGAACTGTGATTCTCATGGTTGCAGGCTTTGAAGTAGTGGCAAAG atGGATTTATATTCATCAGATCTCGGAAGTCAACAATTCGTTAGTGTTGGTTGGGGTAGAAAAGAGACGCAGTTTCATGGCTCATTGGGTAAAGCAGCGGCTACAATTAAGCAGAGGGAGGAACCGAATACGAATGAATCGAATACGTGTCGTACTCAGATTAGTTGGCGCGATGACTGTGAATTATTTGCCGTCTATTTTGTACACCCCAAGACACAACAGCGGTGCTTTAGAACGTATGATAAATTGGGTACTTTGGTCTGTAGCAACGAAAATTTAGACGAATTTGGTGACGCCTTCGCCTGGAAGCCATCAGAAAATCTGATCGCAACGACCATGAGAAGTGATGATAAACTTGCTTTTGTATTTTATGAGAAAAATGGTCTTAAACTTAAGAATCTTACACTTCCCTTCGACCCGAGTAAACTAATC GTAACGGATATATTTTGGTCGCCAGATGGAAGCATTTTGACTACGACTTGTAAACATGTACTGGAACCCCATTGTACAACGTTGCAATTATGGACTGAAACTAATGATCATTTATATCTTAAACAAACTATCTCCTTTGCTGCGGATAATCCATTACTGTACGCGACATGGGCACCTGAAGAATTCACGGACAATAAAAAcagattgattttattatcattaaaggAATTTAGAGCTCTCTCGTTCAATTGGTGCGTCAATCGTAGCAGAGGACAAACTGCGGACGACCTGGCCGTGGTTGGTGTCATTGACGGATACAAAGTGCTAATTACTGCTTTTAGAAGCGCAGTTGTCCCACCGCCACTGTGCCATTACACTGTAGACATTAAGTTACCAGTAAATGCTATTGCATTTGCACCAGATGTCAACGATGAGACATCGCATGTAAACAGCAATATGTTCTGCATCATCACAAGTGATAATAACCTTTTTGTTTGCAAGCGAAAaata TTTCAGGATCCTCGAATAGCATATGAAATAGTCAAGAAATACAATATTCGCTGTTACGATTACATAACCATTGAGGACACTTCATACGTTTTGAGTCACTTTTTATGGTATACGAAGGATACTGTATTGTGTTCGGTAGTTGCTCCAGGTTTGAATGATGCGGTGGGTGTTCTACGTCTACGTGATATGGATTCTGGGGAAGACGGTGTTATTACAGTCGAATTACA GGGAAGGCCCATGGGCACTTCGATACAACATATAGTCGCTTCTCCTGATCCCGATGAAGCTTATGTAGTGTCAGATGgatgtgtatataaatttactgAAAAGTCGGTCGAACTGACGAATATTCCACTGAACGAGACGTGCTGTCAAGTAGACGTTACGAAATACGGcggtaaagaaaaaaagtaccTCGTTGCTTTAACCCATACAAATCGTTTGTTGGTGGATGGATGTGAATTTTCCAAGTCGATTCTAAGTTACTTTATACATACCGACGCCTTACTGTTTACGACGCTGCAAAACACTTTAATATGCATCCCATTTCTAATTAAACCTATGGAACAAATGAAGCGAGACAAGTTCGATTATGAACACTGGGCTCAACATGTCAAAGATGATAAAGTATCGTCTTGTGATCTACCGATTGGAATTCaag ACGTTAGACGCATCGAAAGGAACTCTTACATACTTGCAGTGGTGCCTCAAGGATCGAGGACAATTTTGCAGATGCCCAGAGGAAATCTGGAATGTGTAGAACCAAGAGTATTAGTGGTGAACATAgttaaagattatttaaatacttgcAACTATGCGAAAGCGTTCGACTACATGAGAAAGCAACGTATGAATTTCAATTTGATATACGACCACGATCCGAAATTGTTTACCGACAATGCCGAGAAGTTCGTAGAGAGCGTTGCGAGTGGCGAATTTTTGAGTCTGTTTTTGTCGTCGTTAACGAATGAAGATGTCACTAAAACGATATATTCAGTTTCTTACGTAGATCTGTCGAAGTCATCAAAACAAAGAAGATCAGATAGCGAGGAGATTAAAGTCGATAAAGTGATGCATATctgtaatttattaagaaatgtCATGGAGAAACGACAGAATGCGGATGAACTGCTACATCCAATATTGATAGCTTTATTGAAAAGTCAAGGCGAGAAAGGATTGGCAATAGCTCTTGCTAAAGTAAAAGAGCTGATACCGTTGGAGAATGCACAAGAGTGCTCCCTTCACGTGTCTGCTGAAAAAGCACTGAACTATTTACTGAATACAGTGGATATTAATGCTTTATATGATACCGCATTAAGCACGTACGATCTTGAATTGGCAACGTTTATAGCTTCCAAATCACAAAAAGATCCAAGAGAGTACTTACCATTTTTAAATAGCTTGAAAGTTATGGATGAACACTACAGGAAGTATGTTGTCGACATACATCTTAAGAATTACGAATCGGCACTCGTACATATAGCCAAagatttaaatagatttgacaCGTGTCTAAAGTTAATATGCAATCATAACTTGTATCAGGAGGCATTGAAATTGTTTGAGGAAAATACCAgggaatataaattaatagctAAAAGGTTTGCGGAATATTTAATCGAACAGAAAATGTATCACAATGCCGCTaagatgttttataaaattcacaAGCTGGACAGAGCTGCAGAAGCGTTCATATTAGATGGCAATTGGGAAGAtgctattttaatatttaaacaaatggaaCTAAG CCCTCCAGATTTATGGGTACGTTATGAAAGGGCAGCGAGGGATTTAAGGGCAAACAGAAAGTATGATGGCGCGGCCATGGTATTATTGAACTATTTGAACAATCCCGAAGAAGCCATCGCTGTATTGTGCGAAGGAAGGAACTGGAAACATGCAATGCGGGTGGCATGCGATCTGTATCGTCCAGATCTAACTG AGACACTTATTAAACCTGGGATAAACGAGCATGTAAATTTCTTATTACTGCAATTAAACAAGACTAAAGAAGATTTCCTGAAATATAAATCGCGCCTTAAGTTATTGAGATCACGGATGAGTGAAAACCGACAGCTGGTATATAGTGAAATGTTTTCCTTACTTAAATCGATGCCCAATGTTATGGGTAAGAATAATGCTACGGGCACGCTTAGTGACACAATCAGTATCGCGGATACTGTCTCAACTAGAAACACGGAAACATCTATCAGATCCgg aAGGAGCTATCGATCGAGTAAGAATCGCAGAAAGCAAGAAAGGAAACTCTTGAGTTTGAAAGAAGGCAGCATGTTTGAAGATTTTGGCTTAATAAGCGCTCTTTACTATATTATTGCcgatgtatataaaaatatag ACGAATGGACCGAACTTCTTAAAATATTAGCGAAATTCAACTTAGAAGAAAGTGCGCGGAAACTTCAGGACGAAATCAATAGCTTTCTCTGTTTGGCGGAAAATAGTAAATCTGAAATTTGGGATCAAAATGCCCCCACGAGTGTACAGGAACTAATG aaaaaaccGAATTATACAGAAGCACAAATTGCGGACTTACTCGCACCCGTTAAATCGTTAG aacaatttatattctttccgCCTGAGACTAACGTGTCATGTGTAgatgtaatttaa
- the LOC105282119 gene encoding elongator complex protein 1 isoform X2 — protein MKNLTVDQYTSKAIYFLQDAEPDKISRIQCASDPSGYVHLYVMLDNDLYIITRDSDECVEKHSSIVERECTKVVGLEYCITIQELYCAYEDGDILKIEVSDSDGCKCDVARHFDDGLQCMKLSPDHEIIAVVTGVGTVILMVAGFEVVAKMDLYSSDLGSQQFVSVGWGRKETQFHGSLGKAAATIKQREEPNTNESNTCRTQISWRDDCELFAVYFVHPKTQQRCFRTYDKLGTLVCSNENLDEFGDAFAWKPSENLIATTMRSDDKLAFVFYEKNGLKLKNLTLPFDPSKLIVTDIFWSPDGSILTTTCKHVLEPHCTTLQLWTETNDHLYLKQTISFAADNPLLYATWAPEEFTDNKNRLILLSLKEFRALSFNWCVNRSRGQTADDLAVVGVIDGYKVLITAFRSAVVPPPLCHYTVDIKLPVNAIAFAPDVNDETSHVNSNMFCIITSDNNLFVCKRKIDPRIAYEIVKKYNIRCYDYITIEDTSYVLSHFLWYTKDTVLCSVVAPGLNDAVGVLRLRDMDSGEDGVITVELQGRPMGTSIQHIVASPDPDEAYVVSDGCVYKFTEKSVELTNIPLNETCCQVDVTKYGGKEKKYLVALTHTNRLLVDGCEFSKSILSYFIHTDALLFTTLQNTLICIPFLIKPMEQMKRDKFDYEHWAQHVKDDKVSSCDLPIGIQDVRRIERNSYILAVVPQGSRTILQMPRGNLECVEPRVLVVNIVKDYLNTCNYAKAFDYMRKQRMNFNLIYDHDPKLFTDNAEKFVESVASGEFLSLFLSSLTNEDVTKTIYSVSYVDLSKSSKQRRSDSEEIKVDKVMHICNLLRNVMEKRQNADELLHPILIALLKSQGEKGLAIALAKVKELIPLENAQECSLHVSAEKALNYLLNTVDINALYDTALSTYDLELATFIASKSQKDPREYLPFLNSLKVMDEHYRKYVVDIHLKNYESALVHIAKDLNRFDTCLKLICNHNLYQEALKLFEENTREYKLIAKRFAEYLIEQKMYHNAAKMFYKIHKLDRAAEAFILDGNWEDAILIFKQMELSPPDLWVRYERAARDLRANRKYDGAAMVLLNYLNNPEEAIAVLCEGRNWKHAMRVACDLYRPDLTETLIKPGINEHVNFLLLQLNKTKEDFLKYKSRLKLLRSRMSENRQLVYSEMFSLLKSMPNVMGKNNATGTLSDTISIADTVSTRNTETSIRSGRSYRSSKNRRKQERKLLSLKEGSMFEDFGLISALYYIIADVYKNIDEWTELLKILAKFNLEESARKLQDEINSFLCLAENSKSEIWDQNAPTSVQELMKKPNYTEAQIADLLAPVKSLEQFIFFPPETNVSCVDVI, from the exons ATGAAGAATTTAACGGTAGACCAATACACTAGCAAGGCGATCTATTTTTTACAAGATGCTGAGCCAGATAAAATTTCGAGAATACAATGTGCCAGCGATCCAAGTGGATATGTTCATTTATATGTTATGTTGGATAACGAtctgtatataataacaaGGGATTCCGACGAATGTGTTGAGAAACATAGCAGTATTGTAGAGCGAGAGTGCACCAAAGTAGTCGGATTGGAGTATTGCATTACAATCCAAGAATTATATTGCGCATACGAGGATGGTGATATTTTGAAGATAGAAGTTTCTGATTCAGATGGTTGTAAGTGCGATGTAGCGCGTCACTTTGATGATGGCTTACAGTGTATGAAACTTAGTCCGGATCATGAAATCATCGCAGTCGTGACGGGTGTGGGAACTGTGATTCTCATGGTTGCAGGCTTTGAAGTAGTGGCAAAG atGGATTTATATTCATCAGATCTCGGAAGTCAACAATTCGTTAGTGTTGGTTGGGGTAGAAAAGAGACGCAGTTTCATGGCTCATTGGGTAAAGCAGCGGCTACAATTAAGCAGAGGGAGGAACCGAATACGAATGAATCGAATACGTGTCGTACTCAGATTAGTTGGCGCGATGACTGTGAATTATTTGCCGTCTATTTTGTACACCCCAAGACACAACAGCGGTGCTTTAGAACGTATGATAAATTGGGTACTTTGGTCTGTAGCAACGAAAATTTAGACGAATTTGGTGACGCCTTCGCCTGGAAGCCATCAGAAAATCTGATCGCAACGACCATGAGAAGTGATGATAAACTTGCTTTTGTATTTTATGAGAAAAATGGTCTTAAACTTAAGAATCTTACACTTCCCTTCGACCCGAGTAAACTAATC GTAACGGATATATTTTGGTCGCCAGATGGAAGCATTTTGACTACGACTTGTAAACATGTACTGGAACCCCATTGTACAACGTTGCAATTATGGACTGAAACTAATGATCATTTATATCTTAAACAAACTATCTCCTTTGCTGCGGATAATCCATTACTGTACGCGACATGGGCACCTGAAGAATTCACGGACAATAAAAAcagattgattttattatcattaaaggAATTTAGAGCTCTCTCGTTCAATTGGTGCGTCAATCGTAGCAGAGGACAAACTGCGGACGACCTGGCCGTGGTTGGTGTCATTGACGGATACAAAGTGCTAATTACTGCTTTTAGAAGCGCAGTTGTCCCACCGCCACTGTGCCATTACACTGTAGACATTAAGTTACCAGTAAATGCTATTGCATTTGCACCAGATGTCAACGATGAGACATCGCATGTAAACAGCAATATGTTCTGCATCATCACAAGTGATAATAACCTTTTTGTTTGCAAGCGAAAaata GATCCTCGAATAGCATATGAAATAGTCAAGAAATACAATATTCGCTGTTACGATTACATAACCATTGAGGACACTTCATACGTTTTGAGTCACTTTTTATGGTATACGAAGGATACTGTATTGTGTTCGGTAGTTGCTCCAGGTTTGAATGATGCGGTGGGTGTTCTACGTCTACGTGATATGGATTCTGGGGAAGACGGTGTTATTACAGTCGAATTACA GGGAAGGCCCATGGGCACTTCGATACAACATATAGTCGCTTCTCCTGATCCCGATGAAGCTTATGTAGTGTCAGATGgatgtgtatataaatttactgAAAAGTCGGTCGAACTGACGAATATTCCACTGAACGAGACGTGCTGTCAAGTAGACGTTACGAAATACGGcggtaaagaaaaaaagtaccTCGTTGCTTTAACCCATACAAATCGTTTGTTGGTGGATGGATGTGAATTTTCCAAGTCGATTCTAAGTTACTTTATACATACCGACGCCTTACTGTTTACGACGCTGCAAAACACTTTAATATGCATCCCATTTCTAATTAAACCTATGGAACAAATGAAGCGAGACAAGTTCGATTATGAACACTGGGCTCAACATGTCAAAGATGATAAAGTATCGTCTTGTGATCTACCGATTGGAATTCaag ACGTTAGACGCATCGAAAGGAACTCTTACATACTTGCAGTGGTGCCTCAAGGATCGAGGACAATTTTGCAGATGCCCAGAGGAAATCTGGAATGTGTAGAACCAAGAGTATTAGTGGTGAACATAgttaaagattatttaaatacttgcAACTATGCGAAAGCGTTCGACTACATGAGAAAGCAACGTATGAATTTCAATTTGATATACGACCACGATCCGAAATTGTTTACCGACAATGCCGAGAAGTTCGTAGAGAGCGTTGCGAGTGGCGAATTTTTGAGTCTGTTTTTGTCGTCGTTAACGAATGAAGATGTCACTAAAACGATATATTCAGTTTCTTACGTAGATCTGTCGAAGTCATCAAAACAAAGAAGATCAGATAGCGAGGAGATTAAAGTCGATAAAGTGATGCATATctgtaatttattaagaaatgtCATGGAGAAACGACAGAATGCGGATGAACTGCTACATCCAATATTGATAGCTTTATTGAAAAGTCAAGGCGAGAAAGGATTGGCAATAGCTCTTGCTAAAGTAAAAGAGCTGATACCGTTGGAGAATGCACAAGAGTGCTCCCTTCACGTGTCTGCTGAAAAAGCACTGAACTATTTACTGAATACAGTGGATATTAATGCTTTATATGATACCGCATTAAGCACGTACGATCTTGAATTGGCAACGTTTATAGCTTCCAAATCACAAAAAGATCCAAGAGAGTACTTACCATTTTTAAATAGCTTGAAAGTTATGGATGAACACTACAGGAAGTATGTTGTCGACATACATCTTAAGAATTACGAATCGGCACTCGTACATATAGCCAAagatttaaatagatttgacaCGTGTCTAAAGTTAATATGCAATCATAACTTGTATCAGGAGGCATTGAAATTGTTTGAGGAAAATACCAgggaatataaattaatagctAAAAGGTTTGCGGAATATTTAATCGAACAGAAAATGTATCACAATGCCGCTaagatgttttataaaattcacaAGCTGGACAGAGCTGCAGAAGCGTTCATATTAGATGGCAATTGGGAAGAtgctattttaatatttaaacaaatggaaCTAAG CCCTCCAGATTTATGGGTACGTTATGAAAGGGCAGCGAGGGATTTAAGGGCAAACAGAAAGTATGATGGCGCGGCCATGGTATTATTGAACTATTTGAACAATCCCGAAGAAGCCATCGCTGTATTGTGCGAAGGAAGGAACTGGAAACATGCAATGCGGGTGGCATGCGATCTGTATCGTCCAGATCTAACTG AGACACTTATTAAACCTGGGATAAACGAGCATGTAAATTTCTTATTACTGCAATTAAACAAGACTAAAGAAGATTTCCTGAAATATAAATCGCGCCTTAAGTTATTGAGATCACGGATGAGTGAAAACCGACAGCTGGTATATAGTGAAATGTTTTCCTTACTTAAATCGATGCCCAATGTTATGGGTAAGAATAATGCTACGGGCACGCTTAGTGACACAATCAGTATCGCGGATACTGTCTCAACTAGAAACACGGAAACATCTATCAGATCCgg aAGGAGCTATCGATCGAGTAAGAATCGCAGAAAGCAAGAAAGGAAACTCTTGAGTTTGAAAGAAGGCAGCATGTTTGAAGATTTTGGCTTAATAAGCGCTCTTTACTATATTATTGCcgatgtatataaaaatatag ACGAATGGACCGAACTTCTTAAAATATTAGCGAAATTCAACTTAGAAGAAAGTGCGCGGAAACTTCAGGACGAAATCAATAGCTTTCTCTGTTTGGCGGAAAATAGTAAATCTGAAATTTGGGATCAAAATGCCCCCACGAGTGTACAGGAACTAATG aaaaaaccGAATTATACAGAAGCACAAATTGCGGACTTACTCGCACCCGTTAAATCGTTAG aacaatttatattctttccgCCTGAGACTAACGTGTCATGTGTAgatgtaatttaa